The following coding sequences are from one Paenibacillus tundrae window:
- a CDS encoding sulfate ABC transporter substrate-binding protein, whose protein sequence is MQTRKKNTLPFVAVLMFLLVCMTVGCSKQEAANEPGDAAGTDQSNTLVIGAYSVVKDAMAELLPIFKAEWEAKTGQSINFQESYEASGTQARAIAGGFEADVALLAMENDIDKLVKADLVNPDWKQAPNDGMITRSIVVLGTREGNPLGIQDFDDLTKPGVKVLYPNPKTSGGAQWDINAIYGAGLKLSEEQGKKDPAVAKAFLEKVHQNVESLDKSGRSSMAAFEYGVGDVIVTYENELLARIAKGVKYDIVVPKNTILIENPATVVDKYVDKHGNRELAEAFVAYLSTPEAQRIFAKHGFRSVDPEVFAETESTFPTPPGLFDINYLGGWAEVRTTLYSKRGVWYQVLAGL, encoded by the coding sequence ATGCAGACGAGGAAGAAAAACACATTACCTTTCGTTGCTGTTCTCATGTTTCTGCTCGTCTGCATGACGGTTGGGTGCAGTAAGCAAGAAGCTGCAAACGAACCCGGCGATGCTGCTGGAACGGATCAATCCAACACGCTGGTCATTGGAGCTTATAGCGTTGTAAAAGACGCGATGGCAGAGCTGTTGCCTATTTTCAAGGCAGAATGGGAAGCCAAGACGGGACAGTCGATTAATTTTCAGGAGTCTTATGAAGCTTCGGGTACACAAGCAAGAGCCATTGCAGGTGGTTTCGAGGCGGATGTAGCTCTGCTCGCGATGGAAAATGATATTGATAAACTGGTTAAGGCAGACCTGGTCAACCCTGACTGGAAGCAAGCACCTAATGACGGCATGATTACGAGATCTATTGTTGTGTTAGGTACGAGAGAAGGCAATCCACTGGGCATCCAAGATTTTGACGATTTAACCAAACCGGGTGTGAAGGTGCTGTATCCTAATCCGAAGACCTCAGGCGGTGCACAATGGGATATTAACGCAATCTATGGTGCTGGCCTGAAACTGTCGGAAGAGCAGGGGAAGAAAGATCCTGCGGTAGCCAAGGCTTTTCTGGAAAAGGTACATCAGAATGTTGAATCACTTGATAAAAGTGGCAGATCTTCGATGGCGGCCTTTGAATATGGCGTCGGTGATGTCATCGTAACGTATGAGAATGAGTTGCTCGCCCGAATCGCTAAAGGAGTCAAGTATGATATCGTTGTTCCGAAGAACACGATTCTGATCGAAAACCCGGCAACCGTGGTGGATAAATACGTGGATAAACACGGAAATCGTGAACTCGCGGAAGCTTTTGTGGCGTATTTGAGTACACCTGAAGCTCAGCGTATTTTTGCAAAGCATGGTTTTCGCTCTGTAGATCCGGAAGTATTTGCGGAGACAGAGTCTACTTTTCCAACACCACCAGGGCTATTCGATATCAATTACTTGGGTGGCTGGGCTGAAGTTCGAACCACACTATATTCCAAGCGCGGGGTATGGTATCAGGTATTAGCGGGCTTGTAG
- a CDS encoding MBL fold metallo-hydrolase yields the protein MNQLTFLGTGDAMGVPRVYCDCSTCTEARLIGINQRRRSSVLIHSEGANEPFMIDCGPDWRTQMEAQNLRMVQTMLITHAHFDHIGGLPEWADACRWLGVKGNLYAPREVIATIQGQFPWLDRHMNYMETDDDIEVHGWHIHSWKVCHGKNGYSYAYRLERDGFHWAYCSDAIDLKEEEKDPLHGLDLLILGTSFVHELAEFSTRSVYDMKEAQELLQELEPKHTYFTHMSHDVDVRQDYHLGQGITLALTGMKVSLEK from the coding sequence TTGAATCAACTAACATTTCTTGGAACAGGCGATGCGATGGGCGTTCCGCGTGTATATTGTGACTGTAGCACTTGCACAGAGGCTCGGCTTATCGGCATTAATCAACGTAGACGTTCTTCTGTTCTAATCCATAGTGAGGGTGCGAATGAACCCTTTATGATTGATTGCGGACCTGACTGGAGAACACAGATGGAAGCGCAGAATCTTAGAATGGTACAGACGATGCTGATCACACATGCACACTTTGACCACATTGGTGGATTGCCTGAGTGGGCAGATGCATGCCGATGGTTGGGGGTAAAGGGCAACTTGTATGCACCACGTGAAGTGATCGCCACGATCCAAGGGCAATTTCCATGGTTAGATCGTCATATGAATTATATGGAGACAGATGATGATATTGAAGTGCACGGGTGGCACATTCACTCATGGAAAGTTTGCCATGGGAAGAACGGATATTCCTACGCCTATCGTCTGGAACGAGACGGATTCCACTGGGCATACTGCTCAGATGCGATTGATCTAAAGGAGGAGGAAAAGGATCCGTTGCACGGTTTGGATCTGCTTATTCTGGGAACCAGCTTTGTGCATGAACTGGCAGAATTCTCAACACGCTCTGTATACGATATGAAGGAAGCACAGGAGCTTTTGCAGGAATTAGAGCCTAAGCACACATATTTTACACACATGTCTCATGATGTGGATGTACGGCAGGATTATCATTTAGGTCAAGGCATTACACTTGCTCTCACAGGCATGAAGGTGTCTCTTGAAAAATAA
- a CDS encoding RNA polymerase sigma factor, with amino-acid sequence MAFVKSVDCRINRSHNHVNQSHNPYTPPHMNAEDSLQADDLHAVLLDVQRSLYAYCLSMTGSREDAEDLVQETFAKILSSSSVHKSGAERDINWEAYLIRIARNAWMDVLRKRQRLHCKMDGLKPLIEEMAEDEPLEELDTAVEILIKELPSWQRVIYMLRELLGYTAAEAAEMLDTTEGAVKSALRRARMTIAEIRDQLNDLGADEAREVSEERIHIEELRGYLLALRRGDTARLIDLCLNQTDDPMAVASTILQQALPSSTMQPMMNSYAISGSHGGGYTVSMVA; translated from the coding sequence ATGGCCTTTGTGAAATCCGTGGATTGTCGAATCAACAGATCACACAACCATGTTAATCAATCGCATAATCCATATACACCACCACACATGAATGCTGAAGATTCACTTCAAGCGGACGATCTCCATGCTGTATTACTTGATGTACAGCGTTCGTTGTATGCGTATTGTTTGTCCATGACAGGTTCTAGAGAAGATGCTGAGGATCTAGTGCAGGAGACGTTTGCCAAAATATTATCTTCTTCCTCGGTTCATAAGTCGGGTGCAGAGAGAGACATCAATTGGGAAGCTTATCTCATTCGTATTGCCCGTAATGCGTGGATGGACGTTCTTCGCAAACGCCAACGTTTACATTGTAAAATGGATGGTTTGAAGCCGCTTATTGAAGAAATGGCGGAAGATGAGCCACTAGAAGAGCTTGATACCGCAGTTGAGATTTTAATTAAAGAGTTGCCGTCATGGCAAAGAGTGATATATATGTTGCGAGAGTTGTTAGGATACACGGCGGCAGAGGCTGCTGAGATGTTAGATACAACAGAAGGCGCAGTAAAGTCGGCGTTACGTCGTGCCCGGATGACCATAGCTGAAATTAGGGATCAACTCAATGATCTAGGTGCCGACGAGGCGAGAGAAGTTAGCGAGGAACGAATCCATATCGAAGAGTTACGCGGTTATCTGCTGGCATTACGCCGCGGTGATACGGCTCGCCTAATTGATCTATGTCTGAATCAAACGGATGATCCAATGGCTGTGGCAAGTACGATTTTGCAGCAGGCTCTGCCGTCTTCAACGATGCAACCGATGATGAACAGTTATGCCATCTCAGGTTCCCATGGAGGAGGCTACACGGTCAGCATGGTTGCATAA
- the clpP gene encoding ATP-dependent Clp endopeptidase proteolytic subunit ClpP, with translation MNVVPYVVEQTARGERSYDIYSRLLKDRIIMVSGEIEDQMANAIVAQLLFLTAEDPDKDIQMYINSPGGSVTAGFSIYDTMQFVKPDISTICTGMAASFGTILLVGGTKGKRLALPNSEIMIHQPLGGMRGQASDMLIHANRIIQHRQRLNQLLADHTGQPLERIEEDTDRDYFLTAAEAVDYGIVDKVISST, from the coding sequence ATGAATGTAGTACCTTATGTTGTTGAACAGACGGCTCGCGGAGAACGGAGCTACGACATATATTCTCGTTTGCTGAAAGACCGAATTATTATGGTGTCTGGTGAAATTGAAGATCAGATGGCGAATGCGATCGTAGCACAGCTATTGTTTCTAACCGCAGAAGATCCGGATAAGGATATCCAAATGTACATTAACAGCCCAGGGGGTTCGGTGACCGCGGGATTCTCGATCTATGATACGATGCAGTTTGTGAAACCGGATATTTCCACCATCTGTACAGGTATGGCGGCCAGTTTCGGTACGATTCTGCTCGTTGGCGGCACAAAGGGTAAAAGGCTGGCGCTACCCAACAGCGAAATTATGATTCATCAGCCACTTGGTGGGATGCGCGGGCAGGCATCGGATATGCTTATTCACGCCAACCGAATTATTCAGCATAGACAACGTCTGAACCAGTTGCTTGCAGACCACACCGGTCAGCCGCTGGAACGAATTGAAGAAGATACAGATCGTGATTATTTCCTTACCGCTGCTGAAGCTGTGGATTATGGCATCGTTGATAAGGTGATATCTAGCACCTAG
- a CDS encoding GntR family transcriptional regulator translates to MKILLSNASSDPIYIQILTQIRQSILSGELVEGDSLPSIRQLAKDLQVSVITTKRVYEELEKENLIDSVVGKGSFVSGTNQDFIREQRMRRLEEKMLEIIRESKEIGMSSQELIQHLTLLSEEEHTE, encoded by the coding sequence ATTAAGATTTTATTGTCCAACGCATCCAGCGACCCAATCTATATCCAGATCTTAACCCAGATCAGACAGAGCATCTTGAGTGGTGAATTGGTCGAAGGAGATAGTCTTCCTTCCATCCGGCAGCTGGCCAAGGATTTACAGGTGAGCGTGATTACAACAAAACGTGTCTATGAAGAACTGGAGAAGGAGAATCTAATCGATTCCGTAGTAGGTAAAGGTAGTTTTGTCTCGGGAACCAATCAGGACTTTATTCGAGAGCAGCGAATGAGAAGATTGGAAGAGAAGATGCTTGAAATTATTCGTGAGAGTAAAGAGATCGGCATGAGTTCACAGGAGTTAATTCAACATCTCACTTTGTTGTCAGAGGAGGAACATACAGAATGA
- a CDS encoding ABC transporter ATP-binding protein has product MNAIEIRNLSKTYPLFKVENVSLDVKQGYITGLIGPNGAGKSTLIKLITGLIQPDSGSIHTLGRKMPEQEVHIKQRLGIVSDECFYYEHLTIYEMGRMIAPFYKRWNDQTFRGYLDQFELSPKKKIEDLSKGMKIKFSLAVALSHEAELLIMDEPTSGLDPVFRRELLDLLADTIQDETRSIIFSTHITTDLERIADYITFIHRGQIVFNEAKDDVLERYTIVKGDMELLDADTRAHLVGIRETAVGFEGLSDNKVEAEQLFGSYALLHRPSLEDLIYFTAKGVRKHG; this is encoded by the coding sequence ATGAACGCCATTGAAATTCGCAACCTTTCCAAAACGTATCCTTTATTTAAAGTAGAAAATGTATCTTTGGATGTGAAGCAAGGTTATATTACGGGGCTTATCGGTCCGAATGGGGCAGGGAAGAGCACGTTAATTAAATTGATTACCGGCTTAATCCAGCCTGATTCTGGGAGTATTCATACATTGGGCAGAAAGATGCCTGAGCAGGAAGTTCACATTAAGCAGCGTCTCGGTATTGTATCAGACGAATGTTTCTATTATGAGCATCTAACCATCTATGAGATGGGTCGGATGATTGCTCCGTTTTATAAGCGATGGAATGATCAAACATTTAGAGGTTATCTGGATCAATTCGAGTTGTCGCCGAAGAAGAAGATCGAAGATTTATCCAAAGGAATGAAGATTAAGTTCTCCTTGGCAGTTGCTTTATCACATGAAGCGGAGTTGCTGATCATGGATGAGCCAACTTCCGGTCTTGACCCTGTATTTAGACGCGAATTGCTGGATCTGCTTGCAGACACGATACAAGATGAGACAAGATCCATTATATTCTCCACACATATTACAACCGATCTGGAGCGGATCGCAGACTATATTACGTTTATCCATCGCGGACAAATTGTATTTAATGAAGCCAAAGATGATGTACTCGAAAGGTACACGATTGTGAAGGGAGACATGGAGCTGCTGGATGCAGACACCCGGGCTCATTTGGTGGGAATCCGTGAAACGGCGGTGGGCTTTGAAGGATTGTCTGATAACAAGGTAGAAGCGGAGCAGCTGTTTGGCAGTTATGCGTTGTTACACAGACCCTCCCTTGAAGACCTTATTTACTTTACAGCAAAGGGGGTACGGAAACATGGTTAA
- a CDS encoding ABC-2 transporter permease, which produces MVNLLRKDFIALKSCLWVIPFYLAVFSLAFIPKSEMSMYLVGIYTAFGSIMLATMIDVKNHNHNFLVTLPISRKNVVQAKYLSTIFYTLFGVLASFGIHSLVNMNFPGLDKPDFSVLDILVSIAMVLGLTSIYLPLFYALSKKGAGIINVVFLVALVILAQPFALLMNLASEEGMVTGQVISMVTIGILLLFVGSYLLTVRLFAKKDL; this is translated from the coding sequence ATGGTTAACCTGCTTCGCAAAGACTTTATTGCACTGAAAAGTTGCCTGTGGGTCATTCCCTTTTACCTGGCTGTGTTCAGTCTCGCCTTTATTCCCAAAAGTGAGATGTCGATGTATCTTGTAGGCATATACACCGCATTTGGTTCCATCATGCTTGCGACCATGATTGATGTCAAAAACCATAATCATAATTTCCTAGTCACACTCCCGATTAGTCGGAAAAACGTAGTGCAAGCGAAGTATCTATCGACCATATTCTATACGCTTTTTGGCGTTCTCGCATCGTTCGGAATTCATTCTCTCGTTAATATGAACTTCCCTGGACTCGATAAGCCAGATTTCTCAGTATTGGATATTCTGGTTTCGATCGCTATGGTACTTGGCTTAACTTCAATCTATTTGCCTCTCTTTTACGCACTGAGCAAAAAGGGCGCAGGGATCATCAATGTTGTATTCTTAGTTGCGCTCGTTATACTCGCCCAGCCTTTTGCATTACTCATGAACTTGGCGAGCGAGGAAGGCATGGTGACTGGACAGGTAATTAGTATGGTTACCATCGGTATTCTGCTGTTATTCGTAGGTTCTTATCTTCTCACGGTTCGGTTGTTCGCCAAAAAAGATCTGTAA